The sequence below is a genomic window from Macaca fascicularis isolate 582-1 chromosome 3, T2T-MFA8v1.1.
CTGGTGCGTGAGAACCGCAAGTACTACCTGGACCTCAAGGAGAACCAGCGCGGCCGCTTCCTGCGCATCCGCCAAACGGTCAACCGCGGCAGTGGCGGCTTCGGCGCGGGCCCCGGGCCCGGCGGCTTGCAGAGCGGCCAGACCATCGCGCTGCCTGCGCAGGGCCTCATCGAGTTCCGCGACGCGCTGGCCAAGCTCATCGACGACTACGGAGGCGAGGACGACGAGCTGGCAGGCGGCCCGGGAGGCGGCGCCGGCGGCCCAGGGGGCGGCCTGTATGGAGAGCTCCCGGAGGGCACCTCCATCACCGTGGACTCCAAGCGCTTCTTCTTCGATGTGGGCTGCAACAAATACGGGGTGTTTCTGCGAGTGAGCGAGGTGAAGCCGTCCTACCGCAATGCCATCACCGTGCCCTTCAAAGCCTGGGGCAAGTTCGGAGGCGCCTTTTGCCGGTATGCGGATGAGATGAAAGAAATCCAGGAAAGACAGAGGGATAAGCTTTATGAGCGACGTGGTGGGGGCAGCGGCGGCGGCGAAGAGTCAGAGGGTGAGGAGGTGGATGAGGATTGAAACAGGCAGCTTCCCCTACAGGCCTCCTCCACCCCACCACAATCCCGTTGGCTAGAGAATTCCCCTTCCTGCTCATCCCCAGTGAGCTAGTGGAGAGGGAGCCAGGGAGGCCgcagagggaaaaaaacaaaacataatataGTTAAGAGAAATAATCGTAAGAGAACAGTGACGGACAACTTGAGAAAAGCAGTCAAGTTCCAAGGAACTGACAGCAACCTGCAAAGAGGACAACAGCATCTCCTCACCTGCATAAAATTGTCTCAGCTTCTGTTGTTTCTCAACTGAGGTTCCTAAACCCATGAGGATAATCCCTGGAGGGAATAGATCCTTGCACATCCGGGGCAAGAAACACGTCCAGGTTACCCAGACCATTGATAACAGTTGCATTTAGGTTGCATCTGGGTAATCTGGCACAAAAGATCTCTCTCTACGCCTCACTCTTGCAGTGTCTATCCCTTCACCTCCATTGAAATCAGCATTTTGGATCTAGGTCTTCATGGAATCCTTGAGAAGAGAGGCCTTTACAATTATCCAGTTCTGAGGGTTCAGGTTCATGAAAAGAAATGCAACTTGGGATAATCATGGGTTAAAGATAAGATTTCAAGAAGCCATCTAAGAATACAGAACCAAATtggatccattttttttttgaaaaatggttTTGCATGGAACCTGGAGACCAAGGCAAATGTCTTGTCTTTGCAGAATTGTTTTCCGGGATGCCAGTGGATTCAGATAGCAATGCTTGGAGTAGAATCCGTTACTAAAATAGTTCCAAAGTTGACAAAAAATTTTCGAAGATAGAAGCAGTTTTACATTGGGGGTTGCTGAGGTAGGCACAAGAAAAAGTCAGGCATAAAGCACAAGGCAGACTGTTTGAGTGGATTGGTTGCTGCTCACTAAAGTTCTTCCCCTGATCTCTAAATATGGAGGTCATTACCAAGAAATGGCTTTGGTATGAATGAGAGCCAGATCTCCACTGTGTGAGCCAGTGAATTATGGCTAATTCGGCTGTTACAGCCACTGGTTGGCTGGATTTTAAACCATAAAACTTGAAGATTACCTACAAAAGGAACAGTGTGGCTATAAGCCTGAGCTTTAATGGAATATACATCCTCACGGAAAAGTTGGAAATAACCAAAACTGAAGTCTTAATTTACCTTCAGTTTAATCTGTGGATTTGTTCAAATACTAAAGATCCTCAGGTCCAgaattccagcatcatttattcttttaaaatttttaagaacttGATCCATTGTATCAGTACCTCACAATCAGAGTTGGCAAATGATGGATGAGTGATTCAAGCAGTGCACCCGGTGGAAGCTGAAATCCATCTGTGAAAGGAACTGAAGTTAACGTGAATATGCTGACTATATCCTGGAAGCATTTTTATACCATCTTGAAATTTCAACAAACTGGCTTTTGCCAGTTAATCCAGCTGTCTTTCAAGAATAAAAGTTGGGGTTTTCAAGGATCGCCTcttctatattttaaatggattttcagtagaaatgattTTTACTAATCAAGTTAATCCCACCCCATCAAAAGGTATTCCTAGAAATGTCATAGACCTAGGTAACTTTGAATTGAATGGGAGCTAACGTTCTTTCCAAAGTTTTCAGGTATTCTTTGTGTGACACCTTCTCAACCAGGAGGCAAGTAACCCCACCTCCACaatcttagtatttttttttttaactgcatgcCTGCCCCTTATTTGAGCTGCCTTTTTAATTTATTGCATATcctttttattatcttattttggTATTATTCAATCTATAcaatctttttgtatttattgggAAATGAGTAATATACAAAAaggttttcatgtatttgtggCTGAGAGGGCGGGAAATAATTGTGTACATAAAattaggcttttttaaaaaaaatagattgtgATGCAGAATATTGTTG
It includes:
- the PURB gene encoding transcriptional regulator protein Pur-beta is translated as MADGDSGSERGGGGGPGGFQPASRGGGEQETQELASKRLDIQNKRFYLDVKQNAKGRFLKIAEVGAGGSKSRLTLSMAVAAEFRDSLGDFIEHYAQLGPSSPEQLAAGAEEGGGPRRALKSEFLVRENRKYYLDLKENQRGRFLRIRQTVNRGSGGFGAGPGPGGLQSGQTIALPAQGLIEFRDALAKLIDDYGGEDDELAGGPGGGAGGPGGGLYGELPEGTSITVDSKRFFFDVGCNKYGVFLRVSEVKPSYRNAITVPFKAWGKFGGAFCRYADEMKEIQERQRDKLYERRGGGSGGGEESEGEEVDED